A DNA window from Vibrio hippocampi contains the following coding sequences:
- a CDS encoding phage tail tube protein gives MAATHGMIPVAGKGNSVWILKKGVDIADAITAGEDDDTNWDKAGYVSGITPVNMTKEVNTEVYLDNDDGYASKSTGMKDAGDFSFQLGYAPGQPVQKRIVDIYDVANDENEKTWFRVKSPSEVSGKFSVNMYYGPISSLGVPSSIENSTDMKRDITIAVEGRPKLAEDFLHAAPAA, from the coding sequence ATGGCAGCAACACACGGCATGATCCCCGTCGCCGGTAAAGGCAATTCGGTTTGGATCTTGAAAAAGGGTGTCGATATCGCCGATGCAATCACTGCAGGTGAAGACGACGACACCAATTGGGACAAGGCAGGGTACGTTTCTGGCATCACGCCCGTCAACATGACCAAAGAAGTCAACACCGAGGTGTATCTCGATAATGACGATGGCTATGCAAGTAAATCGACGGGCATGAAAGATGCGGGGGACTTTAGCTTTCAACTCGGTTATGCCCCAGGTCAGCCAGTACAAAAACGCATCGTTGACATCTACGATGTGGCAAACGACGAGAATGAGAAAACGTGGTTTCGCGTGAAATCGCCGTCAGAGGTATCGGGTAAGTTTTCCGTGAACATGTACTACGGACCAATCAGTAGTCTGGGGGTGCCCAGCTCGATTGAGAACTCGACTGATATGAAACGTGATATCACCATTGCGGTTGAAGGCCGTCCGAAATTGGCGGAAGACTTCCTTCATGCTGCGCCAGCAGCTTAA
- a CDS encoding ClpP-like prohead protease/major capsid protein fusion protein, with amino-acid sequence MKAQPLNLMMMPKASLSASAAPSESWFSIKAAASGRPAEIFIYDEIGGWGMTAQRFSEELQANEIFTGVDVDLYLHSGGGNVLDGFAIYNMLRGITGSLNIYIQGVAASIASVIACAPNATVHIPENGWFYLHNAWGGQVGEAEDMIEYAEFLERNVTNMVAAYREKTGLSEDDIRALMKKPGTWLDGQQAVEQGFADVLTEPLQAAASINSNRQKELLNMPKSLKGLMKPQANNPTPTPPAQPPAEPTPAAPSASVPTPTPAPAAPSASDIMAQFRADETTRREGIQGVFAFAPGRFPDIEASCIADMNCTVDQAKDKLLEAMGKNTTPSASVHIHADNGNLVGDSVSNAILARSGLGELERDNIYNGMRLDALARASLTDRGIGIAGMNNRDIVGLAFTHSSSDFGNILMNIANKAVLKGWEEAPETYQRWTQKGTLTDFRPTKRVGLNTFGSLDKVEEGGEYKYGTIGDRGEDIVLASYGKLLTLSRQAIINDDMQMLTRIPQLMGRSARRTIGDLVYAILTGTYKMSDGKALFHADHNNIVKSSKPDVDTLSKGKTAMRTQKDGKASLNIMPGFVLSPVALEDKLNQVIRSTSVEGAGADVINPIANFAEVIGEPRLDEASASMFYQTAAQAFDTIEVAYLDGIEEPYIEQQAGFTVDGVATKVRIDAGVAPLDYRTFVKHDPAA; translated from the coding sequence ATGAAAGCCCAACCCCTCAACCTGATGATGATGCCTAAAGCGTCGCTGTCTGCCAGCGCTGCACCATCGGAGTCGTGGTTTAGTATCAAGGCCGCTGCATCCGGTCGCCCCGCTGAGATCTTCATTTATGACGAGATTGGTGGGTGGGGCATGACTGCCCAACGTTTTTCCGAAGAGCTGCAAGCCAATGAGATTTTCACCGGTGTTGATGTGGATCTGTATCTGCACAGTGGCGGTGGCAATGTGCTCGATGGCTTTGCCATTTACAACATGCTGCGAGGCATTACTGGCTCGCTGAATATCTACATCCAAGGCGTGGCGGCGTCGATTGCCTCCGTCATTGCTTGTGCCCCGAACGCGACCGTGCATATTCCTGAGAATGGGTGGTTTTACCTCCATAACGCTTGGGGTGGGCAGGTTGGCGAAGCCGAAGACATGATCGAGTATGCCGAGTTTCTGGAGCGCAACGTCACCAATATGGTGGCAGCGTACCGAGAGAAAACCGGTTTGTCTGAGGATGACATTCGAGCACTGATGAAAAAGCCTGGTACTTGGCTCGATGGCCAACAAGCTGTTGAGCAGGGCTTTGCTGATGTGCTCACTGAACCGCTGCAGGCTGCAGCATCTATCAATTCAAATCGACAAAAGGAACTCTTAAATATGCCTAAAAGTCTAAAGGGCTTAATGAAACCGCAGGCGAATAACCCAACCCCAACGCCACCTGCGCAGCCGCCAGCGGAACCAACCCCAGCGGCACCATCGGCATCCGTGCCAACACCAACACCGGCACCTGCTGCCCCATCGGCCTCGGACATCATGGCGCAGTTCCGCGCAGATGAAACGACTCGTCGAGAGGGTATCCAAGGCGTGTTTGCGTTTGCCCCTGGTCGTTTCCCTGACATTGAAGCGTCTTGTATTGCAGACATGAACTGCACCGTGGATCAAGCCAAAGATAAGCTGCTCGAGGCGATGGGTAAAAACACCACGCCAAGTGCCAGCGTTCACATTCACGCTGACAACGGCAACCTTGTCGGTGACTCGGTATCGAATGCGATCTTGGCGCGTTCCGGTCTGGGTGAGCTTGAGCGAGACAATATCTATAACGGGATGCGCCTTGATGCGCTAGCTCGTGCGTCCCTGACTGATCGTGGTATCGGCATTGCGGGCATGAACAACCGCGACATCGTCGGTTTGGCGTTCACCCACTCAAGCAGTGATTTCGGCAACATCCTGATGAACATCGCTAACAAAGCGGTGTTGAAAGGTTGGGAAGAAGCGCCGGAGACCTATCAGCGCTGGACTCAGAAAGGCACCTTGACCGATTTCCGTCCGACCAAGCGTGTCGGCCTGAATACGTTCGGTAGCCTGGACAAAGTCGAAGAGGGTGGCGAATACAAGTACGGCACCATTGGTGACCGTGGTGAAGACATCGTGTTGGCGTCTTACGGTAAGTTGCTGACCTTATCTCGTCAGGCGATCATCAACGATGACATGCAAATGCTGACTCGCATCCCTCAGTTGATGGGTCGCTCAGCACGTCGCACCATCGGTGATCTGGTGTACGCCATCCTAACGGGTACCTACAAGATGTCGGATGGCAAGGCATTGTTCCATGCTGACCACAACAACATCGTCAAATCATCTAAGCCGGATGTGGACACCTTGTCTAAAGGTAAGACGGCGATGCGTACCCAGAAAGATGGCAAAGCATCACTGAACATCATGCCTGGCTTTGTACTGTCTCCGGTGGCACTGGAAGACAAGCTGAATCAGGTGATCCGCTCAACGTCGGTTGAGGGTGCCGGTGCGGACGTGATCAACCCGATCGCTAACTTTGCCGAAGTCATTGGCGAGCCTCGCCTTGATGAAGCGAGCGCCAGCATGTTCTACCAAACCGCCGCTCAGGCATTTGACACCATTGAGGTGGCATATCTGGATGGCATCGAAGAGCCGTACATCGAGCAGCAAGCGGGCTTTACCGTGGACGGTGTTGCGACGAAAGTGCGCATCGATGCCGGTGTGGCGCCATTGGATTACCGCACGTTCGTAAAACACGACCCAGCGGCGTAA
- a CDS encoding tyrosine-type recombinase/integrase, producing MTTKRLRITDKAIERHQANPVITRLSDERYRLELRFHKSRESGSWWFIDKRKHNGRNGKAKWERLGTWPQLPAKALIDLMPQKLAKLASGNDETLSDWTTFGDCLRWYLDHVTTSRQISKGRRSAVKSVINNHLLPALDELPLMGTKKHHIKKLVVWPLQERYELRTVKGYFAILKAAFMQAAREEMLSHNPMSAIQLSDFIQAKADPKEGKLHPPMVAPLFERLQNTDWKARMLVLLQLGHATRITETRLARWCHIDWQNQTWRLPASHTKTKETLYLPLTDQMIALLQAYKVTQSEGTLVLFPGSNPKKPMGKDSANDIYQLISGEEWTSHDCRKLARSRLADLGVDKFVGERLLNHKLSDLDQAYIHTTTEALKREALETYHAWLDTQGFFIFHGKTVGRSQKQDAVIKAAGWL from the coding sequence ATGACCACCAAGCGCCTGCGTATTACCGATAAAGCCATCGAACGCCACCAAGCGAACCCCGTGATCACCCGATTGAGTGATGAGCGCTATCGCTTAGAGCTGCGTTTTCATAAAAGCCGTGAAAGCGGATCGTGGTGGTTCATCGACAAGCGCAAGCACAACGGTCGCAATGGCAAAGCCAAATGGGAGCGCCTTGGCACATGGCCACAGTTGCCCGCCAAAGCACTCATTGACCTGATGCCGCAAAAACTCGCCAAGTTGGCCTCCGGTAACGATGAGACCCTGAGTGACTGGACCACCTTTGGCGATTGCCTGCGTTGGTACCTCGATCATGTCACCACCTCGAGGCAGATCAGCAAAGGCCGTCGCAGTGCGGTGAAATCGGTCATCAACAACCATTTGTTGCCTGCCCTGGATGAGCTGCCACTGATGGGCACCAAAAAGCATCACATCAAAAAGTTGGTGGTGTGGCCGCTGCAGGAGCGCTACGAACTGCGCACCGTCAAAGGCTATTTCGCTATCTTGAAAGCCGCCTTTATGCAGGCCGCTCGAGAGGAAATGCTGTCACACAACCCGATGTCTGCCATTCAGCTCAGTGATTTTATTCAGGCCAAAGCCGATCCCAAAGAGGGCAAATTGCACCCGCCGATGGTGGCGCCCTTGTTTGAGCGCCTGCAAAACACCGATTGGAAAGCCCGCATGTTGGTGTTGCTGCAGCTGGGTCATGCCACCCGCATCACCGAGACCCGACTGGCGCGTTGGTGCCATATCGACTGGCAAAACCAGACCTGGCGACTGCCGGCAAGCCACACCAAAACCAAAGAGACCTTATACCTGCCCTTGACGGATCAGATGATCGCCTTGCTGCAAGCCTATAAGGTCACTCAATCGGAGGGCACCTTGGTGTTGTTCCCTGGCAGTAATCCCAAAAAACCGATGGGCAAAGACAGCGCCAATGACATCTATCAGTTGATCAGTGGCGAAGAATGGACCAGTCACGACTGCCGCAAACTGGCTCGTTCAAGATTGGCTGATCTGGGCGTCGATAAGTTCGTGGGCGAGCGCCTGCTCAACCATAAGCTGTCCGACCTCGACCAAGCCTACATTCACACCACCACGGAAGCGCTCAAAAGAGAGGCCCTTGAGACCTATCATGCGTGGCTCGATACCCAAGGCTTTTTTATTTTTCACGGGAAGACCGTGGGAAGATCGCAAAAACAAGATGCCGTGATTAAAGCCGCAGGCTGGCTGTGA
- a CDS encoding phage terminase large subunit family protein — translation MNILPAQIDNLQAAFRAGLRPLYRPPPMTAVEWANENFYLSSESSYQEGRWETLPFQVAIMNAMGNDEIRTVDLVKSARVGYSKVLLAVAGYQSEHKKRNILLYQPTDSAAQRFMKKQVETAIRDVPLWHKLAPWLGKKHRDNTIDSKRFTHGKQLWCFGGTAANNYREHSADTVIYDELAAFPPDVEAEGSPTFLGDKRIEGAVFPKSIRGSTPKIKGECQIERAAQESPHYLRFHLKCPHCGEEQYLKWGGPEEAFGIKWDEGDPTTAYYLCEHNGCVIRNQDLMEMQEVSGVWRCDRTAIWTVDGIDWYDETNHPIDVPEHVSFHIWTAYSPFTTWHRIVVDFLKAKDDVGKLKTFVNTTLGETWDNEVGEKLEWEDLHRRRELYPDGKMPNAVVYLTGGIDTQDDRYEGYIWGWGANEESWLVDRWILHGDPASDELKKKVAEKVRHQYTRFDGQVMGVSRWCWDSGGHYTDEVYSMSRKLGPTYVIPTKGASVYGKPIADFPRTPSKKGASKGCYLTIVGADNGKELIVNRLRVEPQPGVAVPGCMHLPMDDELCGEAELKQLTAERKVLKYKNGRKSYLWDAGKRRNEALDCTVLAVAALRISQQRFGLNLDTLTGGSGSAPSEPVPSKPKSKPTPSPSTPPTISDGGNWLGDVNKQGGWL, via the coding sequence ATGAATATCTTGCCAGCTCAGATTGATAATCTGCAGGCTGCCTTTCGGGCGGGCCTGCGCCCGTTGTACCGTCCGCCACCAATGACCGCCGTGGAATGGGCGAACGAAAACTTCTACCTATCCAGTGAGTCGTCCTATCAGGAGGGCCGTTGGGAAACGCTGCCGTTTCAGGTAGCGATCATGAATGCCATGGGCAACGACGAGATCCGCACTGTCGATTTAGTCAAAAGTGCCCGTGTCGGTTATTCGAAAGTGTTGCTGGCGGTCGCGGGTTATCAGTCCGAACACAAGAAGCGCAACATCTTGCTGTATCAGCCCACGGACAGTGCCGCCCAGCGCTTTATGAAAAAGCAGGTCGAGACAGCCATCCGTGACGTGCCTTTGTGGCATAAGCTCGCGCCTTGGCTGGGTAAGAAGCATCGAGACAACACCATTGACTCGAAACGCTTTACCCACGGCAAGCAGCTGTGGTGCTTTGGTGGTACCGCTGCCAACAACTACCGTGAACACTCTGCCGATACGGTCATTTACGATGAACTGGCGGCGTTCCCGCCGGATGTTGAGGCTGAGGGCTCCCCGACGTTCTTGGGTGATAAGCGTATCGAGGGTGCGGTGTTCCCCAAGTCGATCCGAGGCTCGACACCGAAAATCAAAGGTGAATGTCAGATAGAGCGAGCGGCGCAAGAGTCGCCCCACTATCTGCGCTTTCACCTCAAGTGCCCACACTGTGGCGAAGAGCAGTACCTCAAATGGGGTGGTCCCGAGGAAGCCTTTGGGATCAAGTGGGACGAGGGCGACCCAACCACGGCCTATTACTTGTGTGAGCACAATGGCTGCGTGATCCGAAATCAAGACCTGATGGAAATGCAGGAAGTTTCAGGGGTATGGCGCTGCGACCGCACTGCTATTTGGACGGTCGATGGCATTGACTGGTACGACGAAACCAATCATCCCATTGATGTCCCTGAGCATGTCAGCTTTCACATCTGGACCGCTTACAGCCCGTTTACGACTTGGCACCGCATTGTGGTCGATTTCCTCAAGGCCAAGGACGATGTGGGCAAGCTGAAAACATTCGTCAACACCACCTTGGGCGAGACCTGGGACAACGAAGTGGGCGAGAAGTTGGAGTGGGAAGACCTGCACCGACGCCGTGAGTTGTATCCCGATGGCAAGATGCCTAACGCCGTGGTCTATCTCACAGGGGGCATCGATACCCAAGATGACCGCTATGAGGGGTATATCTGGGGCTGGGGAGCGAATGAGGAAAGTTGGTTGGTTGACCGCTGGATCTTGCATGGCGACCCTGCCAGTGACGAGCTCAAAAAGAAAGTGGCTGAGAAAGTCCGCCATCAATACACCCGTTTTGATGGTCAGGTGATGGGGGTCAGCCGTTGGTGCTGGGACTCCGGTGGTCACTATACCGATGAAGTCTACAGCATGAGCCGCAAGCTCGGGCCAACCTATGTGATCCCGACGAAAGGGGCGAGTGTCTACGGTAAGCCGATCGCAGACTTCCCACGAACGCCATCGAAAAAAGGTGCTTCAAAAGGGTGTTACCTCACGATTGTCGGGGCAGACAACGGCAAAGAGCTGATTGTTAACCGCTTACGGGTTGAGCCGCAACCTGGTGTTGCGGTGCCTGGTTGTATGCACTTGCCGATGGATGACGAGTTGTGTGGTGAGGCAGAGCTCAAGCAGCTGACCGCTGAGCGCAAAGTGCTCAAATACAAGAACGGCCGCAAGTCGTACTTGTGGGATGCAGGCAAGCGCCGCAATGAAGCCTTGGACTGTACGGTTCTGGCTGTGGCGGCCTTGCGTATTTCTCAACAACGCTTTGGCCTCAATCTTGACACCTTAACCGGTGGCAGTGGCTCTGCACCGTCGGAGCCTGTGCCATCCAAACCGAAATCAAAACCAACACCGTCACCATCGACGCCGCCAACCATTTCGGATGGCGGCAATTGGCTTGGCGATGTCAATAAACAAGGGGGCTGGTTATGA
- a CDS encoding phage minor tail protein domain-containing protein, producing MPYLNTQTLAVGSKTFILSEFTALDRIRDLQYVAKSPTMEKPGAEATDQERMAYGVFMEELTLDQVAHSIALSLSHANENLEDQSVEALHEMVKDKWPNRSVNIAYDMIKELNMPEKSNPTTPSDNDDQEELTPEK from the coding sequence ATGCCTTATCTGAATACCCAAACCCTAGCAGTAGGTTCAAAAACCTTTATTTTGAGCGAGTTTACAGCGCTCGATCGAATCCGTGATCTGCAGTATGTCGCGAAGAGTCCGACCATGGAAAAGCCTGGTGCAGAAGCAACTGACCAGGAACGCATGGCATATGGCGTGTTTATGGAAGAACTTACGCTGGATCAGGTCGCTCACTCCATCGCCCTGTCACTATCGCACGCCAATGAAAACCTTGAAGACCAAAGCGTGGAAGCCTTGCATGAAATGGTCAAAGATAAATGGCCTAACCGTTCGGTCAATATCGCTTACGATATGATCAAGGAACTGAATATGCCAGAAAAGAGCAATCCCACGACGCCTAGTGACAACGACGACCAAGAGGAGTTAACGCCGGAAAAGTAA
- a CDS encoding terminase small subunit codes for MSPPKNAPRPEPHWLNKSAMAASLGISVQAFDKWGVEPIAKVGRSVYYTVADVVHNRVSHEIEKYQPKILETNPDEVEGKSIEYERLRLTKAQADGQELKNAKERREVIEAEFNIFCLSKVSAEVASILDTVPLSFKRRFPELEAKHIEHLRRDLVKAQNIAADLDCRIPEYLDEYLASSD; via the coding sequence ATGTCACCACCCAAAAACGCACCACGGCCAGAGCCCCACTGGCTGAACAAATCCGCCATGGCTGCAAGCCTTGGCATTAGCGTGCAAGCCTTTGATAAATGGGGCGTTGAGCCGATCGCCAAGGTTGGGCGTTCGGTGTATTACACCGTCGCTGATGTGGTGCATAACCGAGTCAGTCACGAGATCGAAAAATACCAACCGAAGATCCTTGAAACCAATCCCGACGAGGTTGAGGGTAAATCCATCGAGTACGAGCGCTTGAGATTGACCAAAGCGCAGGCTGATGGCCAAGAGCTCAAGAACGCCAAAGAGCGCCGAGAGGTGATCGAGGCTGAGTTCAATATCTTCTGTTTGTCTAAGGTATCGGCCGAAGTCGCCAGTATCCTCGACACGGTGCCGCTGTCGTTTAAGCGTCGCTTTCCCGAACTGGAAGCCAAACACATCGAGCATTTGCGTCGCGATTTGGTCAAGGCCCAAAACATAGCGGCCGATCTGGATTGCCGCATTCCGGAATATCTCGATGAATATCTTGCCAGCTCAGATTGA
- a CDS encoding phage portal protein, with the protein MSWIEKLISPFSPSWALQRVKDRQELNARFSVMGYEAATKDRLHTAKRQAQSANQSVAMGGVSLREQARKLDEDHDLVIGIFDKLEERVVGANGIMVEPQPRDTNGEVLDELAKDIRRRWASWSLKPEVTGTYTRPELERMLFRTAARDGEAFTQLVRGVVPGLNHPNPNGTPFSLEALEPDFVPFHMNEVAKRIIQGIEVNQWRQPQAFHVFYDHPSDSFGITAKTKRVPKENMLHLAHRKRLHQLRGITLLHGVIKRLADLKDYEESERVAARIAAALAFYIKKGTPDLYTAPESPPAQRQIPFAPGSCFDDLQVGEEVGMIESNRPNTHLAEFRNGQLRMVASGTRGAYSSIARDYNGTYSAQRQELVEGWESFAVLQQWFVAQQSRPVFRAWLEMELLRTTDPLVIPANVDRRTLFDAVYLAPVMPWIDPKKETEAWKERIKGGNATEAMWVRASGHNPEEVKRARVKEIEENRKQGLVFDTDPANNQGAKTNESPTPQPDDDA; encoded by the coding sequence ATGAGTTGGATTGAAAAACTGATCAGCCCGTTCTCACCCTCATGGGCACTGCAGCGAGTCAAAGACCGTCAAGAGCTCAATGCTCGGTTTTCGGTCATGGGTTATGAGGCGGCCACCAAAGACCGTTTGCATACCGCTAAGCGGCAAGCGCAATCGGCGAATCAGTCGGTGGCGATGGGTGGGGTGTCTCTCAGGGAGCAAGCTCGAAAACTTGATGAAGACCACGATCTGGTGATCGGCATCTTCGACAAGTTGGAAGAGCGAGTGGTGGGGGCGAACGGGATCATGGTCGAGCCTCAGCCACGGGATACCAATGGCGAAGTGCTCGACGAACTGGCCAAGGATATCCGTCGCCGTTGGGCGTCATGGTCTCTAAAACCGGAAGTCACCGGCACCTATACCCGCCCCGAGCTCGAGCGCATGTTATTTCGCACTGCTGCTCGTGATGGTGAAGCGTTTACCCAGTTGGTCCGTGGCGTTGTGCCTGGTCTGAACCATCCCAACCCTAATGGGACCCCGTTCAGTCTGGAAGCGCTCGAGCCTGACTTTGTGCCGTTTCACATGAATGAGGTGGCGAAGCGGATCATCCAAGGTATTGAGGTGAACCAGTGGCGTCAGCCGCAGGCGTTCCATGTGTTCTATGACCATCCGTCTGACAGTTTTGGTATTACGGCCAAGACCAAGCGGGTACCGAAAGAGAACATGCTGCACCTGGCACACCGCAAAAGGCTCCACCAATTACGGGGCATCACCTTGTTGCATGGGGTGATCAAGCGTCTGGCTGACCTGAAAGATTACGAAGAGTCCGAGCGTGTGGCGGCTCGTATCGCTGCGGCATTGGCGTTCTACATCAAAAAGGGCACTCCGGATCTGTACACGGCACCGGAGAGCCCACCCGCTCAGCGCCAAATCCCCTTTGCCCCAGGTAGTTGCTTTGACGATCTGCAGGTAGGGGAGGAGGTCGGCATGATTGAGTCGAACCGACCGAATACGCACTTGGCTGAGTTTCGCAACGGCCAGCTGCGTATGGTGGCCAGCGGTACCCGTGGCGCTTATTCCTCAATTGCTCGTGATTACAACGGGACATACAGCGCTCAGCGTCAGGAGCTTGTTGAGGGATGGGAGTCGTTTGCCGTGCTGCAGCAATGGTTTGTGGCTCAGCAATCACGCCCTGTGTTCCGCGCTTGGCTGGAAATGGAGTTGCTGCGCACCACTGACCCGCTGGTTATCCCTGCGAACGTGGACCGCCGCACTCTGTTTGATGCGGTGTATCTGGCACCGGTGATGCCGTGGATTGATCCGAAGAAAGAAACCGAAGCATGGAAAGAGCGCATCAAAGGCGGTAACGCCACTGAGGCGATGTGGGTCCGTGCAAGTGGCCACAATCCGGAAGAAGTGAAACGCGCCCGCGTTAAGGAGATTGAAGAAAACCGCAAACAAGGGTTGGTGTTTGACACTGATCCGGCGAACAACCAAGGAGCCAAAACCAATGAAAGCCCAACCCCTCAACCTGATGATGATGCCTAA
- a CDS encoding 3'-5' exonuclease, whose protein sequence is MMTDENNTVVIDTETLDTQSTAVVLTISAIRFNRHGDGMGIGIEGGKLQEEGPHQLHVMVNVTEQLIHGRSVSASTAKWWREQSQDAKDSVINGDTLPVAEVMDLLTDFIGDSQVYCRGTDFDPPILQSLYRMVGKKAPWKYNQVRDVRTYIDALSGGTKGYLEEWDQPEWLIPHHSLHDCIRDAMQMQQAGRPVAKAPLAKAPLVMAQD, encoded by the coding sequence ATGATGACCGATGAAAACAACACCGTGGTGATCGACACGGAAACACTCGACACCCAGAGCACCGCCGTGGTGCTGACCATTTCAGCCATTCGCTTTAATCGTCATGGTGACGGCATGGGGATCGGCATCGAGGGCGGCAAGCTTCAGGAAGAGGGACCACACCAACTGCACGTCATGGTCAATGTGACCGAGCAGCTCATTCATGGCCGCAGCGTCTCAGCCAGTACCGCCAAATGGTGGCGTGAACAAAGCCAAGACGCCAAAGACAGCGTGATCAACGGTGACACGCTGCCCGTGGCCGAAGTAATGGACTTGCTGACGGACTTCATTGGTGATTCACAGGTGTATTGCCGTGGTACCGACTTCGATCCACCGATCTTGCAAAGCCTGTATCGCATGGTGGGCAAAAAAGCGCCTTGGAAATACAACCAAGTGCGTGACGTTCGCACCTACATCGATGCGCTCAGTGGTGGCACCAAAGGCTACCTCGAAGAGTGGGACCAACCGGAGTGGCTGATCCCGCACCATTCATTACATGACTGCATTCGTGATGCGATGCAAATGCAGCAAGCAGGGCGACCAGTGGCAAAGGCACCATTGGCAAAGGCACCATTGGTAATGGCGCAAGACTAA
- a CDS encoding DUF2190 family protein yields the protein MAKNYVQDGETIEFTAAADVKSGDVVVVGELVVVAINDVASGEMGVGHTAGVWDLPKASATTFDQGVSVYLKDDAIGVDNTGVYAGKAWRAAVNGETVATVKLDTKAA from the coding sequence ATGGCAAAAAATTATGTACAGGATGGCGAGACCATCGAATTCACGGCGGCCGCTGATGTGAAATCCGGTGATGTCGTTGTGGTGGGTGAGCTGGTTGTGGTCGCCATCAATGATGTGGCATCCGGTGAAATGGGTGTGGGTCATACCGCTGGCGTTTGGGATTTACCCAAAGCGTCGGCAACCACGTTTGACCAAGGTGTGTCGGTGTATCTGAAAGATGATGCGATCGGTGTTGATAACACGGGTGTGTATGCAGGCAAGGCATGGCGTGCTGCTGTGAACGGTGAAACGGTCGCGACCGTGAAGCTCGACACTAAGGCCGCCTAA
- a CDS encoding phage tail protein, which produces MTTINPTHRLDQDLKQAIKNLDSLNTKLVPAASAMAVNKVGQKAESRAVRQTAKEVKVTAKVIRPRVTVAKRANPQRPYRVVRIRRYDIPAISIGEVRTQIRRKNGGYLVSGPSRDEQGRYGKREHSGNTSIKVGRHTFQNAFVNQVSSGNWHVLYRVGESRYPLGVATVPIKDNITKAMEYHTRQLLNFDMPKEMERALAQKFRQELKRR; this is translated from the coding sequence ATGACAACCATCAACCCCACTCATCGGCTCGATCAGGATTTGAAGCAAGCCATCAAGAATCTTGATTCGCTGAATACAAAACTGGTCCCTGCTGCGTCGGCCATGGCCGTCAATAAAGTGGGGCAAAAAGCGGAATCCCGCGCTGTTCGTCAAACCGCCAAAGAGGTCAAGGTCACGGCCAAGGTTATCCGTCCTCGGGTGACAGTGGCCAAGAGAGCGAACCCTCAACGACCTTATCGAGTGGTTCGGATCCGCCGCTATGACATACCTGCCATCTCGATTGGGGAAGTTCGCACCCAGATCCGCCGCAAAAACGGCGGTTATCTGGTGTCGGGTCCCTCTCGTGATGAGCAGGGACGTTATGGCAAGCGAGAGCACAGTGGCAACACCTCCATCAAAGTGGGGCGCCATACGTTCCAAAATGCGTTTGTTAACCAGGTATCGAGTGGTAACTGGCATGTGTTGTATCGGGTAGGTGAAAGCCGCTACCCGCTTGGTGTGGCCACCGTGCCCATCAAAGACAACATCACCAAGGCCATGGAATACCACACTCGACAATTGCTCAATTTCGATATGCCTAAAGAGATGGAGCGAGCCTTGGCGCAGAAGTTCAGACAGGAGTTGAAACGGCGATGA
- the gpU gene encoding phage tail terminator protein encodes MKKNTAIRHAIADHLRANIPDQPAPDGSGVWVKSVFPTFLVLDAEQETPAILVYFDDGTRDDRYSDMPERYEGNLFVSVYLDGTASDDDIDDIGEAIKELLPIGVRFPDVVTLSRSGFTYERSPDNSYRALHINHQYYWE; translated from the coding sequence ATGAAGAAAAACACGGCGATTCGACACGCCATTGCGGATCACCTCAGAGCCAATATCCCCGATCAGCCGGCACCGGATGGGTCGGGGGTGTGGGTGAAATCGGTGTTCCCCACATTTTTGGTGCTCGATGCCGAGCAGGAAACCCCCGCCATTTTGGTGTATTTCGATGACGGTACCCGAGATGACCGTTATTCCGATATGCCAGAGCGCTATGAGGGCAACCTGTTTGTGTCTGTGTACCTCGATGGCACCGCCAGTGATGACGATATTGATGACATTGGCGAGGCCATTAAAGAGCTTTTGCCGATCGGGGTCCGCTTTCCCGATGTGGTCACCTTGTCGCGTTCTGGCTTTACCTATGAGCGCAGCCCTGATAATAGCTATCGGGCGCTGCACATTAATCATCAATATTATTGGGAGTAA